The DNA region GGGGAGGCCGAGCGGTCATGGAGCCGGCTCCGTCAGAGTGCGGTCCAGGGGGATGTCCGTGGTCGTGGTGACGGAGGACGGGTCGAGGTCCGCCGGGGTGGGCATGACGCTCCCGGGCAGCTGCACGGCCGCGGCCCCGTGTGCCACCGCGGCGGCGAGGGCGGCCGGCCCGGTTCCGCCGGCGGCGAGGAACCCCGCCAGGGAAGCGTCTCCCGCGCCGACATTGCTGCGGACGGCGTCCACCCGGGCACTGCCGTAGTGGGTTCCGGTGCCGTCGACCAGCAACTGCCCATCGGCCCCGAGGCTGGCCAGGACGCACCGCGCACCACGCGCCCGCAGCTCTTCGGCGGCCTTGACGGCTTCACCGACCGTGGCGAGCGGGCGGCCGACGGCTTCGGCGAGCTCCTCCGCGTTCGGTTTGATCACGTCGGGCCGCTCCCGCAGTGCCGCGACGAGGGCGGCACCCGAGGTGTCCAGGGCGATCCGGGCACCGGCGTGATGGCTGCGCGCGACCAGTTCGGCGTACCACTCGGGGGGCAGCCCACGGGGCAGGCTGCCACAGCAGGCGATCCAGTCCGTGGCCGCCGAGCGTGCCCGTACGGCATCCAGCAGGGCCTCGGCCTCCGCCGCCGTGATCTCGGGACCGGCCGCGTTGACCTTGGTGAGTGTGCCGTCCGGCTCGACGAGCGTGACGTTGACACGGGTGCTGCCGGTGATCTGCACCCCGGCGGCCTCGATGCCGTGCTCGCCCAGGAGCCGGGCGAGCAGGGCGCCCTCGGGCCCGCCGAGCGGTGCGACCGCGACCGTGCGGTGGCCGGCCACCGCGACCGCGCGTGAGACGTTGATGCCCTTGCCGC from Streptomyces sp. NBC_01754 includes:
- the pfkB gene encoding 1-phosphofructokinase; amino-acid sequence: MILTVTPNPSLDRTYELPALTRGAVLRATADRVDPGGKGINVSRAVAVAGHRTVAVAPLGGPEGALLARLLGEHGIEAAGVQITGSTRVNVTLVEPDGTLTKVNAAGPEITAAEAEALLDAVRARSAATDWIACCGSLPRGLPPEWYAELVARSHHAGARIALDTSGAALVAALRERPDVIKPNAEELAEAVGRPLATVGEAVKAAEELRARGARCVLASLGADGQLLVDGTGTHYGSARVDAVRSNVGAGDASLAGFLAAGGTGPAALAAAVAHGAAAVQLPGSVMPTPADLDPSSVTTTTDIPLDRTLTEPAP